Proteins encoded together in one bacterium window:
- a CDS encoding ribonuclease D encodes MKKTFSIRFIERQPELDEYCHELAQANRIALDTEFIGEGLYYPKLCLIQVATDFNATVALIDPLQGLQFDEFIRILSNSEVELVFHAARQDIDILTGQLHVNIHRLFDTQVAAAFLGYGDQPALTRLMMSELGIKIEKGERFTDWSIRPLSQAQLEYAAMDVAHLIEIRNRLEQQLLAKHRWGWFYEESVQILARDRSVDESELWRRVSDRRGLKRRELGILQELALLREHTAQHWNKPREYVIPDRVMVQVSRTNIHSEQDLKTLRGWRAPNDSKFLQAILQTIDKAKAKPEDEYPREEFGTAMPVEASAVSDLLSAWLKIVSERIGVSSPLLAVRAELDAVSRWGFERKGSNPPPVRFVEGWRLEVLGKNLLEIASGKKSIGLFSDQEDVLSIGRK; translated from the coding sequence GTGAAAAAAACATTTTCGATCCGCTTTATCGAGCGGCAGCCGGAGCTGGACGAATATTGTCACGAGTTAGCTCAGGCAAACCGAATCGCGCTCGATACCGAATTTATTGGCGAAGGGCTTTACTATCCGAAACTTTGCCTGATCCAAGTTGCGACCGATTTCAATGCGACCGTAGCGTTAATCGACCCGTTGCAAGGTCTTCAATTCGACGAGTTCATACGCATCCTTTCCAATAGCGAAGTCGAGTTGGTATTTCATGCGGCTCGACAAGATATCGACATCCTGACCGGACAATTGCATGTCAATATTCACAGGTTGTTTGATACCCAAGTAGCCGCCGCCTTTTTAGGCTATGGTGATCAACCGGCATTAACCCGACTCATGATGTCGGAGTTAGGGATTAAAATTGAAAAGGGGGAACGGTTCACCGACTGGTCGATTCGTCCACTCTCCCAAGCTCAGTTGGAATATGCCGCGATGGATGTCGCGCACTTGATCGAGATTCGCAATCGTCTTGAACAACAATTGCTGGCGAAACATCGCTGGGGGTGGTTTTATGAGGAGTCGGTACAAATTCTCGCCCGCGACCGGAGCGTCGACGAGAGTGAATTGTGGCGGCGGGTGAGTGACCGACGTGGTTTGAAACGCCGGGAATTGGGGATTTTGCAGGAGTTGGCTTTGCTCCGGGAACATACCGCCCAGCATTGGAATAAACCGCGCGAATATGTGATTCCCGACCGGGTGATGGTGCAGGTTTCGCGCACCAACATTCATTCCGAGCAAGATTTGAAAACGTTGCGAGGTTGGCGAGCGCCGAACGACAGTAAATTTCTGCAAGCAATTCTCCAAACAATCGATAAAGCAAAAGCGAAACCCGAGGATGAGTATCCCCGCGAAGAGTTTGGCACCGCAATGCCAGTTGAAGCGAGCGCTGTGAGTGATTTACTTTCGGCATGGCTCAAAATCGTTTCAGAGCGAATAGGAGTGTCATCGCCACTGCTTGCAGTACGGGCAGAACTCGATGCGGTATCGCGATGGGGGTTTGAACGGAAAGGCTCAAATCCGCCGCCAGTACGATTTGTCGAAGGTTGGCGGTTGGAGGTCTTAGGAAAAAACCTGTTGGAGATTGCTTCGGGGAAGAAGAGCATCGGTTTGTTTTCTGATCAGGAAGATGTGTTGTCGATAGGAAGGAAGTAG
- a CDS encoding inositol monophosphatase, translating into MDKATLFDLLVEVEEVARAAGALLMKYYGTISPSEIETKAQHDFVSVADKECEALCLELLSKKYPNFDFLGEEGTSTNTNAMYRWIIDPLDGTTNFLRGIPIFAVSIGLESRETLLPGSPFGKRILGVVYNPASNDLYCAAENCSAFRNGKPISVNHNREFSDAIFATGFPFRAKQFTEDYLSAFRKMFRAGSSMRRCGAASIDLCWVASGTLDGYWELNLAPWDIAGGEVIVREAGGIVGSIAQCDDPLVNGCIWAAPPQLYDEGFALLRSIFPETFAPKASRDAT; encoded by the coding sequence GTGGATAAGGCTACACTGTTCGATTTGCTCGTTGAAGTTGAAGAAGTCGCGCGAGCTGCCGGTGCGCTACTCATGAAGTATTATGGTACAATTTCGCCTTCCGAAATTGAAACCAAAGCGCAACATGATTTTGTCAGTGTTGCCGATAAAGAATGTGAAGCGCTCTGCCTCGAACTACTTTCCAAAAAGTATCCCAACTTCGATTTCTTAGGCGAAGAAGGAACCTCAACCAATACGAATGCAATGTACCGCTGGATCATCGATCCGTTAGATGGCACGACTAATTTTCTCCGCGGTATCCCGATTTTCGCTGTCTCGATTGGCTTAGAATCGCGTGAAACCCTGCTCCCCGGTAGTCCGTTCGGAAAGCGAATTCTCGGTGTTGTCTACAATCCTGCGTCAAACGATTTGTATTGCGCAGCCGAAAATTGCAGTGCGTTTCGCAACGGAAAACCAATTTCAGTGAATCACAATCGAGAATTTTCCGATGCGATTTTTGCTACCGGATTTCCCTTTCGCGCGAAACAATTCACGGAAGATTACCTTTCCGCATTTCGGAAAATGTTTCGAGCCGGAAGCTCAATGCGCCGATGTGGTGCGGCTTCCATCGATCTTTGCTGGGTAGCTTCTGGAACATTGGATGGATATTGGGAATTGAATTTAGCACCGTGGGATATTGCCGGTGGAGAAGTTATCGTGCGCGAAGCGGGCGGCATCGTTGGCAGTATCGCACAGTGTGATGATCCGCTGGTGAACGGTTGCATTTGGGCAGCTCCGCCGCAATTGTACGACGAAGGGTTTGCTCTCCTTCGTTCGATATTTCCTGAGACCTTTGCTCCAAAAGCCTCTCGGGACGCAACTTGA